In one Nocardioides luteus genomic region, the following are encoded:
- a CDS encoding HNH endonuclease signature motif containing protein: protein MSLGHEIDHWDTNPGDAIGAALTAIETSLEDLLSTDPVYWRTEQKKDVLERLERLQAQQAAVKLRVLAAAGDIAEETGAKDASGWLRTELLVDKAVARAQVKLAASVAKYERVAAGLAAGEVSQDKARVITKALDAIEADPAASTEDLVLAEKLLVDYATRLTANELKVVGKRILSEIDPERFEQAEAAALHREEELAARRTFFTSRDNGDGTIDIHARISRAVGVRLRTILDSLAQPRKLSAEDKGIKAPYDRLLGQAFARVIETYDVDQLPRHGGHATTVFITMSVADLRKDLGTAALGFDGDQITAAEARRMACNADLIPVVLGTDSEILDLGRTTRLAHPIQHRALRLRDQGCQAEDCDAPAAWTEAHHLQPWSQGGKTDMANLVLLCASDHRRIHDPDYAHERLPDGRIRFARRT from the coding sequence ATGAGTCTCGGCCACGAGATCGACCACTGGGACACCAACCCCGGCGACGCGATCGGCGCCGCCCTGACCGCCATCGAAACCTCCCTCGAAGACTTGTTGTCGACCGACCCTGTCTATTGGCGCACCGAGCAGAAGAAAGACGTCCTCGAGCGGCTGGAGCGACTCCAGGCCCAACAGGCCGCGGTGAAACTGCGGGTCCTCGCTGCTGCCGGCGACATCGCCGAGGAGACCGGCGCCAAGGACGCGTCCGGCTGGCTGCGGACCGAACTGCTCGTCGACAAGGCCGTCGCCCGAGCCCAGGTGAAACTCGCCGCGAGTGTGGCGAAGTACGAGCGCGTCGCGGCCGGTCTCGCTGCAGGTGAGGTGTCCCAAGACAAGGCCCGGGTGATCACGAAAGCCCTCGACGCGATCGAGGCCGACCCGGCCGCCAGCACCGAGGACCTGGTCCTGGCCGAGAAGCTCCTGGTCGACTACGCCACCCGGCTGACCGCGAACGAGCTCAAGGTCGTGGGCAAACGGATCCTTTCGGAGATCGACCCGGAACGCTTCGAGCAGGCTGAGGCCGCAGCCCTCCACCGCGAGGAAGAGTTGGCCGCACGACGCACCTTCTTTACGTCTCGTGACAACGGCGACGGCACCATCGACATCCACGCCCGGATCTCCCGAGCGGTAGGTGTGCGGTTGCGTACGATCCTGGACTCGCTGGCCCAGCCCCGGAAGCTCTCCGCCGAGGACAAAGGCATCAAAGCGCCCTACGACCGGCTGCTCGGCCAAGCGTTCGCCCGGGTGATCGAGACCTACGACGTCGACCAGCTCCCCCGCCACGGTGGGCACGCGACCACGGTGTTCATCACCATGAGCGTGGCGGACCTCCGCAAAGACCTCGGCACCGCCGCCCTCGGGTTTGACGGCGACCAGATCACCGCCGCCGAAGCCCGCCGGATGGCCTGCAACGCCGACCTCATCCCCGTCGTCCTAGGCACCGACTCCGAAATCCTCGACCTGGGCCGCACCACCCGGTTGGCGCATCCGATCCAACACCGAGCTCTGCGGCTACGAGATCAAGGCTGCCAAGCCGAAGACTGTGACGCCCCAGCAGCCTGGACCGAAGCCCACCACCTGCAACCGTGGTCCCAAGGCGGCAAGACCGACATGGCCAACCTGGTCTTGTTGTGTGCCAGCGACCATCGCCGAATCCACGACCCGGACTATGCCCATGAGCGGCTTCCGGATGGGCGGATCCGGTTCGCTCGGCGTACCTGA
- a CDS encoding GNAT family N-acetyltransferase, whose translation MKPLGDVPWPPDPIVTERLILRHTKPEDRKGLAVLLSDATVQAYLGGPQHTQEELEELIPPDPNTRPGIFAVEHAGEFIGRITVQRRDRAWAHHVREEGDEVEIGYEFLPTTWGQGIATEATRAALDWIERTLPGEPVVLTTQVANERSLRLAHKLGFVEVERFEAYGAEQWFGVLKTD comes from the coding sequence ATGAAACCCCTCGGCGACGTCCCCTGGCCCCCAGACCCGATCGTCACCGAGCGCCTGATCCTCCGCCACACCAAGCCCGAGGACAGGAAAGGCCTGGCAGTCCTGCTCTCCGACGCGACCGTGCAGGCCTACCTCGGCGGCCCGCAGCACACCCAGGAAGAGCTGGAAGAGCTCATTCCACCCGATCCGAACACCAGGCCCGGCATCTTCGCCGTCGAGCACGCCGGTGAGTTCATCGGCAGGATCACGGTCCAGCGCCGTGACAGAGCCTGGGCCCACCACGTACGCGAGGAGGGCGACGAGGTCGAGATCGGCTACGAGTTCCTCCCGACCACCTGGGGCCAGGGCATCGCGACCGAAGCCACCCGGGCCGCGCTCGACTGGATCGAGCGGACGCTCCCGGGCGAGCCGGTGGTCCTCACCACGCAGGTGGCCAACGAACGCTCCCTGCGCCTGGCCCACAAGCTCGGGTTCGTCGAGGTCGAACGGTTCGAGGCCTACGGAGCGGAGCAGTGGTTCGGGGTGCTCAAGACCGACTAG